The genomic window TCCTCGACGATCCCGTTGGCGCGCAACAAGGCCAAATGCTTGGAAACGGTCGAGACGTCGGTGCCGACGAGCTCCGTCAGTTCTCCAACGGAGCATTCGCCCCGGTTCAGCCGATCAACAATCATCAGTCGCGACTCATTCGCCAGCGCCTTAAGCACCCTGGCTTGCGTTCGAAAGACATTACGGTTGCTCATGTTCTTATTATTTGGTCAATTGGCCAAATTACCAAGTTCTATTCATTGCTAGCGCCTCACAAGAAAGAACGCATTCCGATCAGGATTCGTTACGAATAAATTCTTCGAGGCGCGAACGGATCTGATTGCGGACCGCCCGAAATACAACGGGTTGCCGTTCTGCTGACGCCGCAGCCTGATCTTCAAAGCTGTGGTGAATGCGGTGTCCACTCCCCGGGAAGATCGGGCACGCCTCTCGGGCGTTGTCACAGACGGTGAACACGTAATCGAACTGTTGACCGCTGAACTCGTCGACAGACTTCGAGTGCTGATGTGATATGTCGATCCCTAACTCGGCCATCGCCTTGACGGCGTTTGGGTTTAACCCGACCCGCATGGTCCCTGCGCTGAAGACCTCGAAGCGGTCACCGGCCATATGCCGAAGCAAGCCCTCCGCCATCTGGCTCCTGGCTGAATTGCCGGTACGCAGAAACAGGACGCGTTTCTTCATCGCGCCGCCCCCACAGTCTGCCGTTCGCCGGCCGGGAACCAATGCCGCGTCCGGTTGCACACGTTGCATACCGAGAGCATCACTGGCACCTCAACCAGCACACCGACAACCGTCGCCAGTGCTGCACCCGAACCGGGCCCAAACAAAGCTATGGCGGTGGCAACGGCGAGCTCAAAGAAGTTGCTCGCCCCAATCAGGGCGCCGGGAGCAGCGACCGAGTGCTCCACTTTCAGCAGTTTCATCAGCCCGTAGGTCAGGCTGGAGTTGAAGTAGACCCGGATCAGGATCGGGATGGCGATCAGAAGAACGTGGAAGTAGCGCCCGGTGATGTTCTCGGCTTGGAAAGCGAAGATGCAAACCAGCGTTGCGAGCAGCGCGAGGATCGTAATGGGACTGAATTTCGGCAAGAGTTGTTGTTCGAACCATTGCTTGCCGTGAGTTCGTGTGAACCACGCTCGGAGCGTCACTCCAACAGCGAGCGGAATGACGATGAAGGCGATGACGGAATAGAGCAGAACGATGAACGGTACGGTCAGCGAAGATGCGCCCGCAACGAGAAAGCGGACGATTGGCGCAAACAGGAACAACATGAGCAGGTCATTCACCGAGACCTGCACCAATGTGCAAGCAGGGTCACCGTCGGTCAGGTAGCTCCAGACGAAGACCATCGCGGTACACGGTGCGGCGGCAAGGATGATGACTCCGGCGATGTACTGGTCGGCATCGGCAGGGCTGATCCAGGCGGCAAACAGGTGACGGAAGAAGATCCAGCCGATGAGGGCCATCGAGAACGGCTTCACCAGCCAGTTCACAAACAGGGTGACGAGCAGCCCGCGCGGCTTCTGGCGCACATCGAGGATGGCGCCAAAATCGACCTTCATCATCATCGGGATGATCATCAGCCAGATCAGGACCGCGACCGGAACGTTGACCTGGCTGCCTCGGCCGAATTCCATGCTGCGGAGGCTGCGAACGATTCCCGGCGCCCACGTCCCAATCGCCAGCCCTGCAACCATGCAGACCCCGACCCACAAGGTCAGGTAGCGTTCGAAGAAGTTCAGCCGCTTGGGTGCGGCCACTTCCGGCGGATTCTCGATTACCGTTGACATGACCTATTCCTCTTCCGGTTCGACACGACTAAACGCTGGCTGCCGTGCCTTGCTTGGAACGGTGAAGCGCTGCGTACGGGCGCCATTCCGATCCAGTCAGACACAGATCTCGGTCGGTTACCACGCCCATAAGACTCCGATTCCACAGCTCTTCCACTACCAGCAAAAAGCCGATGTCGTGCTCTCGTAGCATCCGGGTGGCATTCCGTAGACTGGTTATGCGACTGCAGGTAATCGGAGATCGCATCATCACTTCGCTGACTCGCATCCAAACACCTCCTCCCCACCTGTGCAGCTGCGAAAGTCGCGTTCATGGCTGCATGGTGACAAGTTCTTCGACTTTATGAGCAGTCACGCGGCGTCTTTCCATGCCGCCAACGCCAGCTCCCGTATTAGCAGCTCGCGTTCCTCGTACAGTTCGGCCACTTCTTCGCGCGTTTGTTTGTGGGATTCACTCCTTGCACCGTTCGGGCCCGATTCAGACTCCTGCAGGTATTCCTCAATTTTGCGAAGTCGCGCCTGAATTTCGGCTCCAGTTTTCAAATCCATAACACCCCCTATCAGACCGCATTAGCGGAGGCAGGGTTATTTCGCACTCGCCGGCTCCTGCACAGCCTTATCGCCGACTGGAGTCAGTTGTTGTTGAGTGAACGCTTCGACTTCATTCACGATCCGTATGAATGCCGTTCTCGATGCGCTCTTCGCATCGGCACTGACGAATGCAACCCCACCATCACCGGAACTCACGATCTGCGCGTCCAACGGAATCTGCCCCAGGAAGGGCACCTTCATTTCGTCCGCCAGCCGCCTGCCGCCACCGCTGCCAAAGATCTCTGCCTTTGAACCGCATTGCGGACATACGTAGCCGCTCGTGTTCTCCACAATTCCGGCAACGGGAAGATCTGTCTCCCGGCAGAATGTGACACATCGCCTCACATCATTGACGGCAACATCCTGCGGAGTGGTGACCATCACCGCAGCGGCCGGACGGCCGACTAGTTGAGCCACGCTGAGCGGCTCATCACCCGTACCCGGCGGCGAGTCGATGACCAGGAAGTCGAGGGCGCCCCATGCCACATCCGAAAGAAATTGCTGGATCAGGTGGAATTTCAGCGGTCCACGCCAGATCACAGCGTCCGTGCTCTTCATGAGAAATGCAGCCGAAATTACCCAGAGCCGTTCACGGGCGTGAACAGGAAGCATCCGCCCACCACACGGGGTAATCTTCTCTCCCGTAATACCCAGGAGCTTCGGGATGCTCGGACCGTGAATGTCCACATCCAAAAGGCCGACTGTGTGTCCCTGATCGGCGAGAACTACAGCGAGGTTAGCGGCGACGGTGCTTTTTCCGACGCCGGCCTTCCCGGAAAGTACAACTACCTTGAAGCGAACCAGTTGCATTTGCGCCTGCAAGCGGCGTTGGAGTTCCTGCCTCTCCTCGGCGCGAGTATTTTTATCGTTAGTAGTTTGAAGTGCCGCCATATAACCTCCGCGCTCGCTACGCCGCCTCGGCCATGACACTCGTCGCCGAGCCTGCGATCCATTTGGTGACGAGGCGCACGATATTGGAGTACTCGCGCTTGCCGATCACCTCTCGCACACCTTGAAGCCGAAGAGAGCCGTTTTGCGCTCCCTGCACGCCTCTCGTCTGCATAACAATGCATGGCACGGTCTTGCCGCTCTGTCTCAATGCCTCCAGAATCTCGGCGCATTCCGCGTCGGGCAGATGTTCTCCCAGCAGGAAGAGATCGCATGTCTGCGCCTGGACCAGACGCAAAACATCACGCCCCGGGTCTTTTCGATCGCGATGAGAACCTCGGGGTCGAGGTCAGCGATTAGCACCCGCTTTCTGCGCTGCTTCATGTCTGCGCTCCGAACCGGTGCCGATGCTGCTGTCCGCAGCAGCCGCGTTCACGGCCGTCTCCGCTTCCGCGCGATTTCGCTGAACCACACCCGCGCCCTTTTCGCTCACGGCGGCGTGCGCCGCCTTCAGTATGCGTGGCTTCATTGACAGCCGACAACTCGCCCCGGCTCAACCGCTCAACGAGTTCCGGAACCGGAACATCGGAGGGAGCGAGCCAGCCGCGGATGCCGGCCGCCTGCAGATGCCCAAACGCGCCGGGCCCGATCTCGGTGAAGACGGCATCCGTGCAGCTGCGGCTCGCCATGATGTCCACCACCGCTCGGCCGGTGAGGCCGGTGTTTTGCTCGAATTTGATCTCGCCTGTATCGTCGTCGCGGATCAGAACCCACTTTGCAATTCCGAAGTGAGGCGCCCCGGCCAACACTAGGAGGAACTGGCGTAAGCCGGAGGCAGGATGACTGTCACGATTGAGGCTCGGAATCAGATCGGCCGAGCCGATGTAGAGGAAGCTGGCAGCTGACACTGCGAGCAGGTACGGCATCGCGCGCGACGTTTGCCCCACTGCAATGTAGGCGAGCCCCGCCCCCAAGAGCGTCGCGGTGGCGGAGAGCGAATTCAGCAGGAAAGCTTGCAAGCGGCGATATCCGCTATGCAGGAGGACGCCGAAGTCACCGACCTCTTGCGGCAGTTCGTGCGCCATGACGGCCAGCGTGGTGGAAACGCCCAGTGGCACGGACTCCAGAAAGGCACCCGCAATCACGACTCCGTCCACGAAGTTGTGGAACTGTTAGATGTAATATACACTTAGATGCGAGATACGTCCAGAGTGACAAGCGGCTCAGAAAATGCACAGCCGTCCAGCAGTTGAGGTGATGTCATGTCGCACGTATTCGGCCCGATACAATCCCGGAGGCTCGGCCGATCCATGGGAATCGACCTCGTGCCCCATAAGACTTGCAACTGGAACTGCGTGTACTGCCAGCTGGGGCGCACGATCCCGTTGACGAACGAACGCCGGCAGTACCGGTCCACGCAAACCGTCCTGTCAGATTTCCGTCGAGCCTTACACGAATGCCGCGAAAAGGTTGACTGGATCACCTTTGTCGGATCGGGCGAGCCGACATTGCACATTGACCTCGGACACCTGATTCGGGAAATCAAGGACCTGACCGACATCGCAGTAGCGGTGATCACCAACGGCTCGCTGCTCTGGGATGTGGACGTAGAGGGAGAAGTGGCGATGGCCGATGCTGTGCTTCCCAGCCTCGATGCCGGCGACGAGGCCATCTATCGCGCCATCAACCGACCGCATCCAGACCTGACGTACGACTCGCTCGTTCGTGGTCTGCGGGGCTTCCGCCGGTACTACAAAGGAAAGCTCTGGGTTGAGGTGATGCTGGTTGCGGACATGAATGATACGGAGCCCGCTCTGCTGGATTTGGCCAAGGCACTTCACGACATTTCACCCGATGAGGTGCACATCAGCACGCCTTTCCACGCCACGGCAGAGCATTGGGTACGCCAGCCCACGGCGGAGGCGACGGCGCTGGCGCAAGCGATTCTGGGCGAAAAAGCGAAAGTGCTGGCACCTGTTTCGGCGGACGTGAACCTCGATAAGGATCGCGCCGCGGAGGCAATCGCAGACGTTATCACCCGTCATCCCTTGCCCGAGGACGAGGTGCGAGCCACGTTTGCTGGTTGCCTCCAAGACGCTAACGAAGGCGTGCAGCGCCTCGGTGCAACGGGGACTCTCCAGCGCGTCTATCGCGAGGGCCGCTGGTTTTGGTGTCCGGCTGGAGCAACGTACGCTGACGCACACGTCAAAAAGGAAAAGAAATGAACGCTATGCTCCGCAGCGAAACTGACCACTGCACTTACCGGGGGAATGTCGAATGAGACGCTTCCGGCGAAGATACTACGACGTGTTCTCCACGTTCTATGACCGCTTTGTTGCGCTTCACTCCCGGGACAAGGGCGGGCTGGCGAGGAGGTTTTTGGCGGACCAGGTTGCAGCCCGCAGCTGCGGGTCGGTGCTGGACATTTGCACCGGTACGGCTAGTCTTCTTTCGGTCCTGCAAGAGAAAGTCGGCTGCGGTGGTCACGTGATTGGATTGGACTTCTCTCACGGAATGCTGCGCGTGGCGCGCAAAAAGACGAACCAGTTCGCGAACATCGCTCTGGTAGAAGCCGATGCAGGCTGCCTCCCGTTTGCCGCGGTGGTATTCGACGCCGTCACCTGTTCGCATGCGTTTTATGAACTCAAGGGTGAAGTCCGTGAGCGGGCGCTGGGGGAAATCGTTCGCGTGCTGAAGCCAAACGGGGCCTTTCTGATGATGGAGCATGATGTGCCCGCGAATCCCGTTGTGCGGCTGTTGTTCTACCTGCGCCTCGCTTCGATGGGCGCGGCTCAGGCGGTTAACTTCCTGCGCCATGAACGGGAGGAATTGCGGGCGTATTTCGGCACTGTTACGCAGATCGTTGCCCCTGCCGGAAAATCGAAAGTTCTGGTGTGTCGCAAGGAGGCGCGATTTGCCGCAGCGGTGTAATCTACACTTAGATGCGCGGTGGGGTATCCGTACCCAAAGGAGAGTCTATGCGACATGCTGTTTGTCCGCGTCATGGAGGTGAGCACCCGTGCACCTGTGCGATGGGCAACGTGTACCGTTTTGTGGAGCCTGTCGTGCTGTTGATGTTGAAAGAAAAGGGCCGCTCCTACGGCTACGATCTCGTCTCCAATCTCGCGAACTACGCCTTGACGGACGCCCAGATCGAGGGGGCGGCGCTGTACCGCACACTGCGCCGCCTGGAAGAGAACCGGTACGTTGTGTCCAGTTGGGAAACGCGCAACGGAGGCCCGGCGCGCCGCGTATACACGCTCACCAAGGCGGGGGAACAGCATTTGAGCGAGTGGGGCGAGGTGCTGGGCAACCTCGGTTCCGCCATGTCGCGCTTTGCGAAGCGCTTGAATCACAACGGCGCTGCGCGCGCAGGCTCGCGGCGATCGTAGGCACTGCTTTAGGCGCTGTATCGTTCCTGGTCGGCTTTAACCTCGAATAGCTGGTTCATTTGCGGGCATCCGCTCCATCGCCGAGGTCACGGCGATGCCGAGGCGCCTGATTCCTTCCCAAATTCGATCCGGCGTCGGGTGCGAGAAATTCAGTCGCAAATTGCGGCAGTCCGGCCGCTTGGTCGCGTAAAACGAATCGCCGGGCACGAACGCCACCCGCTCCCGTACCGCGGCTTCGAACAGTTCTTGCGCATCGAGCCCTTCTGGCAACGTGACCCACAGGAACAGACCGCCTGCTGGTCTAGTCCACGTGACGCCTGGCGGGAAGAACTCCTCCAGGGCGGAAAGCATCGTGTCCCGCCGCTCGCGGTACACGGCCCGGATCTTCTTCACGTGTTCTTCCAGGAACCCGTCGCGGGCGACCTGATACGCCACCATTTGCGTAAAGGTGCTAGTGTGCAGGTCGGCGCCCTGCTTGAGTTGCACCAGTTTGCTGATCACGTCGGCAGGCGCAACGATCCAGCCCAAGCGCAGGCCGGGAGCCAGGGTCTTTGAAAACGTGCTGAGGTAGATCACATTGCCCAACTTGTAGCCTCTGTCGCTTCGCACGTTTTCGCGGTCGATCACCACCAGCGGCGCAATGTGATCCCCCTCGTTGCGAAGCTGGCCGTAGGGATCGTCCTCGATAATGGGAGTACCATATTTCTCGGCGAGCATCACCAGTTCATGCCTGCGACCTCTGATAACGTCACACCCGCCGGGTTTTGAAAATTGGGCAGCACGTACATGAATTTTGGTCCGGAGCGAAGTGCTTCCTCCAGCAACTCGGTGCGCAGCCCATCGTCGTCAACGGGAACTTCAACGTACTCCGCCCCATACGCGCCAAACGCCTGCAGCGCGCCCAGGTATGTCGGAGCTTCGAGCAGCAAGTGGTCCCCGGGGTTGATGAGCAACTTTCCAATCAGATCGAGCGATTGTTGCGAGCCCGCGGTAATCAGGACGTTCTCCATGCCGGCCTCAATGCCGTACCGAGGGACATTGGCGGCAATCATTTCGCGCAGGGGCGTATATCCCTCCGTCGCGCTGTATTGCAGGGCCGAGCGGCCTTCCTCGCGCAGCACCCGCTCACAAGCATGCCCGAAGCGTTCGATTGGGAACACCTCCGGGGCTGGCAGGCCGCCGGCAAAGGAGATAACGTCCGGATGTTGAGTGAGCTTAAGCAACTCGCGGATCGCAGAACTCTTGATCGCGTGCGTGCGCTGAGCGTAGCGGAATGACCAGGGTGTGGACACTTTACGCCTCTTTGACGATCCTAATCGGATTCGCGACCCGATGCGGCGGT from Terriglobia bacterium includes these protein-coding regions:
- a CDS encoding class I SAM-dependent methyltransferase, producing the protein MFSTFYDRFVALHSRDKGGLARRFLADQVAARSCGSVLDICTGTASLLSVLQEKVGCGGHVIGLDFSHGMLRVARKKTNQFANIALVEADAGCLPFAAVVFDAVTCSHAFYELKGEVRERALGEIVRVLKPNGAFLMMEHDVPANPVVRLLFYLRLASMGAAQAVNFLRHEREELRAYFGTVTQIVAPAGKSKVLVCRKEARFAAAV
- a CDS encoding helix-turn-helix transcriptional regulator, coding for MYRFVEPVVLLMLKEKGRSYGYDLVSNLANYALTDAQIEGAALYRTLRRLEENRYVVSSWETRNGGPARRVYTLTKAGEQHLSEWGEVLGNLGSAMSRFAKRLNHNGAARAGSRRS
- a CDS encoding Mrp/NBP35 family ATP-binding protein — protein: MAALQTTNDKNTRAEERQELQRRLQAQMQLVRFKVVVLSGKAGVGKSTVAANLAVVLADQGHTVGLLDVDIHGPSIPKLLGITGEKITPCGGRMLPVHARERLWVISAAFLMKSTDAVIWRGPLKFHLIQQFLSDVAWGALDFLVIDSPPGTGDEPLSVAQLVGRPAAAVMVTTPQDVAVNDVRRCVTFCRETDLPVAGIVENTSGYVCPQCGSKAEIFGSGGGRRLADEMKVPFLGQIPLDAQIVSSGDGGVAFVSADAKSASRTAFIRIVNEVEAFTQQQLTPVGDKAVQEPASAK
- a CDS encoding CBS domain-containing protein, translating into MRVSEVMMRSPITCSRITSLRNATRMLREHDIGFLLVVEELWNRSLMGVVTDRDLCLTGSEWRPYAALHRSKQGTAASV
- a CDS encoding metalloregulator ArsR/SmtB family transcription factor; protein product: MSNRNVFRTQARVLKALANESRLMIVDRLNRGECSVGELTELVGTDVSTVSKHLALLRANGIVEDRREGNQVYYRLLTPCVCNFFTCAMQVVKERSR
- a CDS encoding arsenate reductase ArsC, producing the protein MKKRVLFLRTGNSARSQMAEGLLRHMAGDRFEVFSAGTMRVGLNPNAVKAMAELGIDISHQHSKSVDEFSGQQFDYVFTVCDNAREACPIFPGSGHRIHHSFEDQAAASAERQPVVFRAVRNQIRSRLEEFIRNES
- a CDS encoding radical SAM protein codes for the protein MSHVFGPIQSRRLGRSMGIDLVPHKTCNWNCVYCQLGRTIPLTNERRQYRSTQTVLSDFRRALHECREKVDWITFVGSGEPTLHIDLGHLIREIKDLTDIAVAVITNGSLLWDVDVEGEVAMADAVLPSLDAGDEAIYRAINRPHPDLTYDSLVRGLRGFRRYYKGKLWVEVMLVADMNDTEPALLDLAKALHDISPDEVHISTPFHATAEHWVRQPTAEATALAQAILGEKAKVLAPVSADVNLDKDRAAEAIADVITRHPLPEDEVRATFAGCLQDANEGVQRLGATGTLQRVYREGRWFWCPAGATYADAHVKKEKK
- the arsB gene encoding ACR3 family arsenite efflux transporter, giving the protein MSTVIENPPEVAAPKRLNFFERYLTLWVGVCMVAGLAIGTWAPGIVRSLRSMEFGRGSQVNVPVAVLIWLMIIPMMMKVDFGAILDVRQKPRGLLVTLFVNWLVKPFSMALIGWIFFRHLFAAWISPADADQYIAGVIILAAAPCTAMVFVWSYLTDGDPACTLVQVSVNDLLMLFLFAPIVRFLVAGASSLTVPFIVLLYSVIAFIVIPLAVGVTLRAWFTRTHGKQWFEQQLLPKFSPITILALLATLVCIFAFQAENITGRYFHVLLIAIPILIRVYFNSSLTYGLMKLLKVEHSVAAPGALIGASNFFELAVATAIALFGPGSGAALATVVGVLVEVPVMLSVCNVCNRTRHWFPAGERQTVGAAR
- a CDS encoding ZIP family metal transporter; translated protein: MDGVVIAGAFLESVPLGVSTTLAVMAHELPQEVGDFGVLLHSGYRRLQAFLLNSLSATATLLGAGLAYIAVGQTSRAMPYLLAVSAASFLYIGSADLIPSLNRDSHPASGLRQFLLVLAGAPHFGIAKWVLIRDDDTGEIKFEQNTGLTGRAVVDIMASRSCTDAVFTEIGPGAFGHLQAAGIRGWLAPSDVPVPELVERLSRGELSAVNEATHTEGGARRRERKGRGCGSAKSRGSGDGRERGCCGQQHRHRFGAQT